In one window of Palaemon carinicauda isolate YSFRI2023 chromosome 2, ASM3689809v2, whole genome shotgun sequence DNA:
- the LOC137622626 gene encoding lysosomal-associated transmembrane protein 4B-like — translation MAWEPRSCCLCISIRVGTLILGWISLIGCFLSLLSSLKFVTASYDDFTHHCTQISQERHVTMDPDICARIMISTIICDGALSGMGTLVSILLIAGVNKNKPEWIIPYLGSQVISLGLMTLILVSLIGVSIYVGSALMSFTFILVFVPSMLISSYLISVVYACYKEIVRQNCIGAECSGVPYVEQEDLIPRLQMQ, via the exons ATGGCGTGGGAACCTAGATCATGTTGTCTCTGTATAAGCATCAGAGTTGGAACGCTCATACTTGGATGGATTTCTCTG ATTGGGTGCTTCCTGTCCCTCCTATCAAGTCTGAAATTCGTGACAGCCTCTTACGATGACTTCACACACCACTGCACCCAGATTTCACAAGAGCGTCACGTGACCATGGATCCGGACATCTGTGCCAGGATCA tgATATCTACGATTATCTGCGATGGCGCCTTGTCTGGGATGGGCACTCTCGTCAGCATTCTGTTGATAGCAGGGGTTAACAAG AATAAACCAGAGTGGATAATTCCATACCTCGGGAGCCAAGTCATAAGCCTCGGCTTGATGACCCTCATCTTAGTTTCATTGATCGGGGTCTCCATATACGTCGGATCCGCTCTCATGTCTTTCACGTTCATCCTGGTGTTTGTGCCCTCAATGCTCATCTCATCTTACCTCATCTCAGTGGTCTATGCCTGCTACAAAGAG ATAGTGAGACAAAACTGCATCGGCGCCGAGTGCAGTGGTGTCCCGTACGTCGAACAGGAGGATCTGATCCCGAGGCTTCAGATGCAGTGA